The region GGCAGGCTGTCGCCCACCGCCTTGTAATCCTGCTTGAAGGCCAGGTCGTCGGTCAGGTACAGCTCGCAGATGCGCGCGGCGTTGCTGCTGCAGCCCAGGTCCTTCAGCAGCAAGGTGTAATACAAATCCCACAACTCATCGTCACTCATGCCGATCTCGCGGCCCACATGCATGCCGATCCAGCAGCAGCGGATGCAGTGCCCCTCCGGCTGGCCTTCGGTAATGTCCAGCGCCTGGCTCAGGGCGGCAATCAGTTCGGACAGCTTGATGCTGCTGGCGGGGAGCGGGGTCATGGTTGAAATTGGCATGATAGAAATAAAAATTTCTTTGGTGAAATTAATTAATATTCTACGCGAAGCCTCAGCCGTCTGCAGGAGGGGCAAATACTTAGCCGGGAAGGCGGCACGGCAGAGTGAGCGTGCCGCGCGGGGCGACTTGCATGACGGGAGCATGTGGCATTGCAACAACATGGCACGGCGCCAGGCTCATGCAGGGAAGTTGTTGTTTTTTTGCCGAAGGCTTGCCAGCCCTGGCCTGGGTACGCAGCGCCGCAGGGGCAAGCACGCCGTTTTTCGCGACCGGCGCGAACGCCCCGGCTCCCCACTATGCATCACCGCCCTGGTGACGACAAATACGATTTTATTGGTGGATTCAGAGGAAATTGATATGAATTAGTCACCGTGAAAACTGGTCCGAATGGCAAAACTTTCCGTGATAGCATGACTTTCACTGACGGCAAAAGCCGGCCTTTCCATTCCCCAAAACCAGACCGATAGGAGTCGTTTCATGATCACACAGCATGCAGGCATGGTGCGCCGCACCTTGATCGCCCTGGCAATTACCGCCGCCTTCCCGCTGCAGGCCATGGCCCAGGAGACCTCGCCGGCAGCTACCGAGACGCCCGCCGCCAGCACCGCCGGCCAATTGGAAACCGTGATCGTCACCGCCCAGCGCCGCGCGGAAAACATCAAGGACGTGCCGATGTCGATCGCCACGCTGAAGGGCGAAAAACTCGACGTGCTGACCGCCGGCGGCGCCGACATCCGCTTCCTGAACAGCCGCTCGCCCAGCGTGTCGGTCGAGTCCGACTATGGCCGCACCTTCCCCCGCTTCTATATCCGTGGCCTGGGCAATACCGACTTCGACCTGAACGCCTCGCAGCCGGTCGGCCTGGTGATGGACGACGTGGTGATGGAAAACGCCATGCTGAAAGGCTTTCCCGTGTTCGACGTCGACCAGGTGGAAGTGCTGCGCGGCCCGCAAGGCACCTTGTTCGGCCGCAACTCGCCGGCCGGCGTGATCAAGTTCGACTCGGCCAAGCCCGTGTTCAAGACCGAAGGCTACCTGAGCGGCGGCTTCGGCAAGGATGGCATGAAAAACGTGGAAGGCGCGTTCAACGTGCCCGTCAGCGACACCGTGGCCTTGCGCTTTTCGGGCCAGACCCAGCGCCGCGACGACCGCGTGCACAATCCGCGCCCGACCGGCACGCGCGACTTCGAAGGCTATGAAGACAGCGCCGGCCGCCTGCAGGTACTGGTCAAGCCCACGCGCGACTTCAGCGCCCTGTTCAATGTGCATGCGCGCAACCTCGACGGCACCGCCACCCTGTTTCGCGCCAATATCCTCAAGCAAGGCACCAATGACCTGGTCGACGGTTTTGACTACGACAACTACCCGACCGACGGCATCAACCGCCAGCACCTGAAGACCAAGGGTGGCAGCATGCGCCTGAAATGGGACTTGCCGGGCGTCACCCTGCACTCGATCACCGGCTACGAAAAGCTCGATTTCTTCAGCCGCGCCGACGTCGACGGCGGCTACGGCGCCGTGTATGCGCCGCCGATGGGGCCCGGCTTCATCCCCTTCGTGGTCGAGACGGCCGACGTGATCCCGAACCACAAGCAGATCTCGCAGGAGTTCCGCGCCGAATCGTCTGCGCGCGGCCCGCTGCAATGGATAGGCGGCCTGTTCTACTTCAAGGAAGACATCCAGATCGACAGCATCGCGTTTGACAGCCTGGCGCCAGGCAATCCCCAAAGCCCGAACTACGCCACGCAGAACCAGAGTTCGAAATCGTACGCGGCCTTCGGCTCGCTCAACTACACCGTCTCGGACGCGCTGAAACTGCGCGCCGGCGTGCGCTACACGCGCGACGAAAAAGACTTTTCGGCCAAGCGGGTGGAAGCGACCACGGCCGGCCCGTTCTACCTGAACGACACCTCGCACAATATCAGCTGGGACCTGAGCGGCACCTATGTGCTGACGCCGTCGACCAACGCCTACGCCCGCGTCGCCACCGGCTACCGCGCGCCATCGATGCAGGGCCGCCTGAACGGCCTGGCCGACCGTCCGTCGTTTGCCGGTTCGGAAAAAGCCCTGTCGGTCGAGGCCGGCATCAAGCAGGACCTGTTCGACAAACGCGCCCGCCTGAGCCTGGCCGTGTTCCAGTACCGTGTCAAAGACAAGCAGCTGACCGCCGGCAGCGGCGCCGTCAACATGAACCAGCTGATCAACGCCGACAAGGCCATCGGCCGCGGCGTGGAACTGGACTTCCAGGCCAACCTCAGCGATGCGCTCAGCATGACCCTGGGCGGCAGCTACAACCACACGGAAATCCAGGACAAGAGCCTGTTCGTGCAAAGCTGCGGCAACGCCAGCAACAACGCCGCCAGCGGCTGCACCGTCACCGACCCGCGCGGCCCGTTCGCCGGCACCGCCTATATCGACGGCAACCCGCTGCCGCGCGCCCCCGAATGGCAGGGCAACTTCACGCTGAAATACAGCATCCCGCTCGCCAACGGCGAGTTCTACGCCTACACCGACTGGGCCTACCGCACCAGCTACAACTTCTTCCTGTACGAAGCCAAGGAATACAAGGCCAAGGAACTGCTGGAAGGCGGCCTGCGCGTGGGCTACAAATGGGACCGCTACGAACTCTCCGCGTACGGCCGCAACATCACCAACCAGATCCAGTCACTGGGCGCGATCGACTTTGATAACTTGACGGGGATTATCAACGAGCCACGCACGTATGGGGTGCAGTTCAAGGCGACGTTCTGACCGCTCGCTACGCATGCAGGCAAGCAAGTCATGCCGTCCGGTGCAAGCCGGGCGGCATTACTCCTGGCGCCCCCATTGTTCCGCCATCAGCAGCGCGGCAATGCCCTCTGCCTTGACCGGCCGGCTGTGCAGATAGCCCTGCATCTCGTCGCAGCCGTTGTCCAGCAAAAAGTCGCGCTGCTCGATCGTCTCGACGCCTTCCGCGATCACCCGCAGCTGATCTGGTGCGCCATGGCGATCACGGCGCGCACGATGGCCTGGTCCTGCACCCTTCCACCCAGGTGCCGAAGAGATCGGCGCCGGCACGCTTGCCATTCAACTCGATGTGACGGATGCACGGACCTGTCCCGCATCGAAGAGGGCACTCGGCGCCATCGCCCTGGCGCTTGCCATCGAACTCGAAGACGCTCCTGTCAAAGTGCGTGTGGGAGGTGGTTCGCATGCAGCGGACGCAGGCTTTGCGGGCAGGCGAATCAGCTGGTGCGGCCTGATTCGCCAGCGGTGGCGCGTCGTGCTGGCGGGATTAATGATCATGCTATGATTAAATTTTACTAACGCTGGAGATTGATTATGACTGTAGAGCCATGGGATTCGGACGTCGAACTTGAGGTTCAAGAAAGAGCGCGCGAAATTGAAGCGGTTGGCGGAGCCCTGCTTAACAATGCGCGGACTTTGGTGGGCATTCATTTCGACAGCGCGTTTCAAAATGACCCCGCCGTGATAGCCGCGGTCTTCCAGGGCCTGGTGGCATTGCATGGGCCGGTAAAGTAAGTTTTCAATACCTGAAGTGGTCATCATGCCAACCGCGCAAAACTGGCGGCCGAGCCAGAGGAAATTTAACACGGCCCAGCTGTGACCGATGGCCTTATAACGTGGTCCGTCAACTGCTGCGCGTACGACATGATCGCGTGTCAATATTCCGGCCGTGAAAATCTTTCAGATGATGGTGTGGGTAATACTCCCGACAGTACGGCGATAGCTGTTTCAACTCCCAGGAAAAGTGAGACTGTATTTTTCATACGTCGGATATGACAAATCCGCCGAAGCGGGTAGTTCGTCCATATTTTTCCATGCTTAACCGAAGTTCCATTTTGGTAAATTCGTTGGTAAATTTTGGCAAAGGTAGCAGTAGTCCGTGCCATGACGCATCATTTTGCACTTTCGACAGACGAAAAAAAACCTGCTTTCCCCTATGAAAAGGGGGAAAGCAGGTTTTTTCGCACTATGCGATGTATGTTCGTGGTGCCCGGAGCCGGAATCGAACCGGCACGCCCTTACAGGCGGGAGATTTTAAGTCTCCAGTGTCTACCAGTTTCACCATCCGGGCAGCGGCGAGATTCTAGCACAAGAGTTACCGTTTATACTATCGACAGTCGACCGGCGTCGGCGGCAATGGATACTTTTCCATCAACGACAACGGCAGTGCGATTCTTATGGAAATAACTTCAAGATGAAAATCCGGTGTGCCGCTTTATTGGTTTTTGTGCTGAGCTGGTCCGCACAAGCCACTGCCCAGGACGAACGATGCCCTACCGCAGAAGGCAAGGCAGTGACCTCACTGGATGAATTGCCTGCGCAGGTGCTGGACTTGTTGGACCGGGCCAGGGCCGGGACGGCTGGTATTGCAGATATCGGTGGAAAATTCAACCCGACTGACGTCATCGTCGATAATTCTGTGCCGATGCGCAGGCTGGTCACGGGTGTTGCCGGCCCTCAATGCATCTGGTTGACAGTCGAATACGGTGGCATAGGGCATTATCAAAAACAGCTGGAGTACCGGCTGGACAAGAATCAGTGGGTACAAACCAGGTTCGCGAATGTGGAACGCGCTCCGCTTCTCGCCCCTCCTTCCCGTCACTGATCATGCCTCATAATAAGAAGGCAGTTGCCGCTGCCAGTAACATTTCCATCTACAAAACAGTGCCTGTCTTCTTGCCGGGTCAGGCGCGCCAGAATAGTGATTGATTCATGCAAAAACAAGTCGTACGTTACTTACATCTCACCCCCGACAGCGATTTCCCCGCGCTGGAAGGCCTGTCGCCATTCAAAGCCATCGTGATCCTCGACGCCGACGTGGCGGAAATGACGATGTGGGAAACCAGCCGTGCGCTGGTCGCGGCCGGTTGCCTGTACGCGTCCGTCTGGGGCAAGCAGTGCGAAGCCTGGCATGACGCCATCGACGATGCGTACCTGGAAGCGACCAATTACGAAGACGTCGAACCCGAAAAAGCACTGGCGACGACCTGGCATGAAGACGAGGAATTGAGCGAGGTGTTCTGGTTCGCCAAGCATCGCGCCGTGCACCCTGCCGAACTGCGCGAGACGCTGATCCTGCATATCGCCGAAGCGCCGCGCCGGGATGAACTCGAAGCGGCGTACCGCGACGCCTGACCAGCTGTTCTACAATTTATTCGCTGCCATGGCTGCTGTCGCGCGCCCTGGCTTTTGCCTCTTCCTGCGACCCCATCCCGTTGAAGAACAGGTTCAGCAGCACGGCCGCGATCGCCGCCAGCAGGATGCCGCTGTGCAGCAGTGGCGACAAAGCCTTGGGCATATGCTGGGCATATTGCTCGGCGACCAGCGGCAGCATGCCGAAACCGATCGCCAGCGCGACGATGAACAGGTTGTTGCGGTTGCTCTTGTAGTCGACGCCGGCCAGGATGCGGATGCCGGTGGCGGCCACCATGCCGAACATCACCAGGCCCGCGCCGCCCAGCACAAAGGCCGGCACGGCTTCGGCCGCCTGGGCGATTTTCGGCAGCACGCCCATTACCAGCAAGATCAGGCCGGCGGCCACGCAGACCCAGCGGCTGCGCACGCCCGTCACGCCGACCAGGCCGACGTTCTGCGAGAACGAGGTGTAGGGAAAGGTGTTGAAGATGCCGCCGATCAGGGTGCCCAGGCCGTCCACGCGCAGGCCGCGGCTGATGTCGGCCTGATTGATGCGCTTGCCCGTCATGTCGCCCAGCGCCAAAAACATGCCCAGGGATTCGATCATGACGACGATCATCACCAGGCTCATGGTGAGTATCGCCACCGCGTCAAAGGTCGGCATGCCGAACTGGAACGGCGTGACAATGGCGAACGCCTTGGCGCCGGCGACCTTGGCGAAATCCGTCTTGCCCAGCGCAAAGGCCAGTGCCGTGCCGGCGATGATGCCGGTCAGCACGGCGATATTGGCCAGAAAACCGCGGCCATACTTGGCCACCAGCAAAATGACCACCAGCACGAACAGCGCGATGCCCATGTTGTCCAGCGCGCCATAGGCGGGGTTGGCGATCATCGGTGCGGGGCCGCTGCCCGCCGCCGCCACAAATGCCGGATCGGGAATTTTCGCCATCGATGGCGGCCCGCCCATGGCCCAGTTCACGCCGACGCGCATCAGCGACACGCCGATCACGGCGATGATGCTGCCCGTCACCACCGGTGGAAACAGGCCCAGCATGCGGCCGATAAACGGCGCGATCAGCATGGAAACGATGCCGGCGCCGATCACCGCGCCAAAGATGCCCGTGATGCCCAGCTCGGGGTTGTTCGCCATCGCCAGCATCGGGCTGACGGCGGCAAAGGTGACACCCATCATCACCGGCAGGCGGATGCCGAAGTATTTGCCCAGGCCCAGCGACTGGATCAGGGTGACCAGGCCGCAGCAGAACAGGTCGGCGCTGATCAGCGCGGCCACCTGCTCGGGCGGCAGCTTGAGCGCGCGGCCGACGATCAGCGGCACGGCGATGGCGCCCGCATACATCACCAGCACATGCTGCAGGCCCAGGGTGAACAATTTACCAGGTGGCAACATTTCATCGACGGGCGACGGACTGTCGCCGACAGGCGGTGCGATGATGCGGGGGATGGCTGTCAGATGAGGTTTTGCCACATTACGCTCCATTTCCGGTAAGCCTGCCGCAGCCGGGGCGGCAAGTGAGAGACAAGGGGAACAACTCTCTCACTGCAATGCATGCATCGTGCCAACCCACCTTCCTCGCCATGGTGCAAAAAAGACCATGCATTCATCATGACAACGCCGGCCTGCACTGTTTTCTGGCGCAACTCACCAAAAGGCGGCGCGCTAACGGCAAGCCTCCAGCAGTGCTTCGAGCTGCCGCACATGCGCCGCTTGCAATTTATCGCGCGCCAACAAGGCTTGTGCCTGCGCAAAGATGCCGCGTGGCGGTACCAGCGGCAAGGACGGCGCGGCTGGCAGCGCGGTGACGCAGGGCATGGCGGGCGGTGGCGGCATGCCTGCACAGGCCGACAGCAGGCACAGCAAGACAGGCAGCAGCAGGCGGCGCTGCCTCATGGCATTTCGCTGGCGATCAGCTTTTCGGCCGCCAGGCAGGCGTCGCCATCGTGGCGCAGCGCCAGGATGCGCGCCGCTTCCGCTTGCGCGCCGGCCTGCCCTGCTTGCGCGGTGGCCAGGGCCTGCCTGGCGCGGGCGGCACGCCGCGCAACGTCCTGGCGCACGCTGTCCAGCGCGGCTTCGGATTTGGCCAGCTGCACGCCACAGTCCATGCGCCCCGCCTGGTAGCCCCAGCGCTGTGCGCAGAGCACCAGGGCGCCCACCAGCGCCAGCGCCGCCAGCACGAGCATGGGCGGCCTCATGACAGCACCTTGCGCGTCACCTGGAACAGGGCCAAGCGGTCGGCCAGTCCGTTCAGGCCGCCGTTGATACGGCGCGTGATCCGTTCCTGATCTCCCGCGTCGGCCAGCCGGTTCAGGCCGCGCGAGTGCCAGAACCAGGCCGCAGAACGGCAGGCGGCGCCTGGCTGCTCCAGCAATTGTGGCGCGGCCAGCAAGTTGATGCCCAGCGCCACGCCACAGGCCGCATAGTTGGCGCGCCCCGTCACCTGCAGCAGGCCGCGCCCCTTGAAGCGCACGCCGTCGCCCGCCATCACATTGCCGAGGTCGCCACGCCCTTCATAGGCGGCGCCGCTGGCCAGTTCGCGCACATGGCGCAACTGCGCCGACTCGTGGCCGACCTGGGCCAGGAACGACGCCTGGCGCGCCGGCGTATCGATGCCGAATTCCTGCATGGCATTATTCAAGGGCGCCAGGTACAGCGCGGCGCGCTGGCCGGCAAACGGCATGATGGCCAACAATTGCGCGCCCGTCACAGCCCACCCCGCACGTCCTTGACCACGGCGGCGGCATCGGCCGCGAGTTCGCCGATATCCTTGCCGCGCCGTCTGTCGAACCAGCGCACGCAGGCGCCCAGCACCCACCACGCGGGCAGGCCGGCCGCCACCATCAGCGGCGCGGCGATAAACAAAAAACCCGTGGCCGGGTCGCCGCCATACAGGCCGGCCACGGTTTTCGCGCTGTCGAACAGGCTGGGCCACCACGACAGCACGGCCGCCACCAGCGCCGGGCCGATAAAGGTGGAAATGATAATGCTGGAAAAAAAGCGGATGAACGCCTCCCTGGTCGACTGCGGCCACATGAACATGAAGCCCAGCGACGTGGCGGCGGCGCCGGCCAGCACCGGCACGCCAAACAGTTTGATCAGTGCGCCGCCGGCGGCGGTGGTTTCGATGGCCATGATTGCCTCTCTTGTGGTTGAAATAAAAAAACCCGCCGTGGCGGGTTGGTATTGGCTTGCTGATCTGTCACACGGCCTTGACCATCACGTAGGCGCGGCCATCCGGTTCGATCGAGATAACGCGCCCGACCGCCCGCCGATATTGCGCCATGGTGATGTCGTCCGCATGCACGGCGATGCCCGCAATGCCCTCGCCATCCTGCACCGGCACAATGTAATCGCCAGGCCGGGCGCCCATCACGTTGACCGGCACGCGGCCGGCGATCGCGATGCGGTCGACTTTCTGGCGCTCGACTTCCAGGGCGGCCTCGAACGTGGCCATGGCCTCGGCATCGTGCTGCGCAGCGGCAGCGTGCGCAGCCAGGGCGGCAGCGTAGGCTGTCTGTTTTTCCGACCACTCGGCATCGGTATCGCCAGGCGTTACCACGTCCAGGTATTCCTGCGGCTCGGTGCCCGGCAGCGGCTGCTGCTCAATCACATCATCGCGCCGAGCCGGCGGCGTCGGCACCGAGCCAGCCTGCGGCTGCGGGCGGGGTCCGAGGCCGCTTGACCATGTGTCACCCCCGACGAATGACGGCGCCGTCGATTTAATGGCAAACATAACCGCCGGCGACCATTGATCGGCGATCGTGTTTTCAGCGGTGATGCCGACGATCTGCCCCTTGGCCACAGCCGCGCAGCAAGCACTTTTGGGAATGTACTCGGCATAATCGTTCCCGCCGGTATTGACCGTTCCATTTGCGGATATGCTCCGGGCAGTCACCTCGGCTTTCGTCAGGTACATCACAGCGCTTGGCTGATTAAATGTACCGCCGTCACCACCATACAGCAGAAAACTGGGGGAATTCCTGTAACCTGCAGCCATGATGAATGCACC is a window of Janthinobacterium sp. J1-1 DNA encoding:
- a CDS encoding TonB-dependent receptor domain-containing protein, with the protein product MITQHAGMVRRTLIALAITAAFPLQAMAQETSPAATETPAASTAGQLETVIVTAQRRAENIKDVPMSIATLKGEKLDVLTAGGADIRFLNSRSPSVSVESDYGRTFPRFYIRGLGNTDFDLNASQPVGLVMDDVVMENAMLKGFPVFDVDQVEVLRGPQGTLFGRNSPAGVIKFDSAKPVFKTEGYLSGGFGKDGMKNVEGAFNVPVSDTVALRFSGQTQRRDDRVHNPRPTGTRDFEGYEDSAGRLQVLVKPTRDFSALFNVHARNLDGTATLFRANILKQGTNDLVDGFDYDNYPTDGINRQHLKTKGGSMRLKWDLPGVTLHSITGYEKLDFFSRADVDGGYGAVYAPPMGPGFIPFVVETADVIPNHKQISQEFRAESSARGPLQWIGGLFYFKEDIQIDSIAFDSLAPGNPQSPNYATQNQSSKSYAAFGSLNYTVSDALKLRAGVRYTRDEKDFSAKRVEATTAGPFYLNDTSHNISWDLSGTYVLTPSTNAYARVATGYRAPSMQGRLNGLADRPSFAGSEKALSVEAGIKQDLFDKRARLSLAVFQYRVKDKQLTAGSGAVNMNQLINADKAIGRGVELDFQANLSDALSMTLGGSYNHTEIQDKSLFVQSCGNASNNAASGCTVTDPRGPFAGTAYIDGNPLPRAPEWQGNFTLKYSIPLANGEFYAYTDWAYRTSYNFFLYEAKEYKAKELLEGGLRVGYKWDRYELSAYGRNITNQIQSLGAIDFDNLTGIINEPRTYGVQFKATF
- a CDS encoding nucleobase:cation symporter-2 family protein; this translates as MLPPGKLFTLGLQHVLVMYAGAIAVPLIVGRALKLPPEQVAALISADLFCCGLVTLIQSLGLGKYFGIRLPVMMGVTFAAVSPMLAMANNPELGITGIFGAVIGAGIVSMLIAPFIGRMLGLFPPVVTGSIIAVIGVSLMRVGVNWAMGGPPSMAKIPDPAFVAAAGSGPAPMIANPAYGALDNMGIALFVLVVILLVAKYGRGFLANIAVLTGIIAGTALAFALGKTDFAKVAGAKAFAIVTPFQFGMPTFDAVAILTMSLVMIVVMIESLGMFLALGDMTGKRINQADISRGLRVDGLGTLIGGIFNTFPYTSFSQNVGLVGVTGVRSRWVCVAAGLILLVMGVLPKIAQAAEAVPAFVLGGAGLVMFGMVAATGIRILAGVDYKSNRNNLFIVALAIGFGMLPLVAEQYAQHMPKALSPLLHSGILLAAIAAVLLNLFFNGMGSQEEAKARARDSSHGSE
- a CDS encoding glycoside hydrolase family 19 protein, yielding MLAIMPFAGQRAALYLAPLNNAMQEFGIDTPARQASFLAQVGHESAQLRHVRELASGAAYEGRGDLGNVMAGDGVRFKGRGLLQVTGRANYAACGVALGINLLAAPQLLEQPGAACRSAAWFWHSRGLNRLADAGDQERITRRINGGLNGLADRLALFQVTRKVLS